DNA from Nitrospirae bacterium CG2_30_53_67:
TACGGAAAGGGAGCTGGGATGTACCGGCGGTTTTTTCCGTGCTCTCCGAGTACGGAGGCGTTCCTGAAGATGAGATGTTCAGGACCTTCAACATGGGGATCGGCATGGCGCTCGTGGTTTCATCCGGGGATACCGGTGAGGTTTTAAAGCGCCTCCGGCGATCCGGTGAGACGGCGTGGATCATCGGGGAGATCTGCGAAGGGAACCGGGAGGTGATCCTCCAGTGAGGAAGACATTACGCATCGGCGCCCTGGCATCCGGCGGCGGTTCCAATATCCAATCCATCATCGACCATATCGAGTCCGGAAAGCTCCATGCCAGAATCGTGATCCTGCTTTCAGATCATCCGGAGGCCGGAGTGCTCCGGAGGGGAGAGCGCCACGGCATCCCCCATCAAGTGATCAACCCCGACGATTTCAAGAATAGACAAGACCATGACCGGGCCATGATCAGCGTCCTGAAGGAAAATGAGGTGGATCTGGTTGTCCTGGCCGGCTACATGCGGGTCATCTCTCCCGGTTTTGTTGCTTCCTTTCCGGGCCGGATCATGAACATCCATCCGGCCC
Protein-coding regions in this window:
- a CDS encoding phosphoribosylglycinamide formyltransferase; this encodes MRKTLRIGALASGGGSNIQSIIDHIESGKLHARIVILLSDHPEAGVLRRGERHGIPHQVINPDDFKNRQDHDRAMISVLKENEVDLVVLAGYMRVISPGFVASFPGRIMNIHPALLPSFPGLHVQQKAADYGVRFSGCTVHFVDEGTDTGPIIIQAVVPVLPGDTGETLGARILKQEHRIYPEAIRLFSEGRLRIEGRHVRILDHAVDADPCLINPILPG